From the Peptococcaceae bacterium 1198_IL3148 genome, the window TATAATATTTGGGATAATATTTTAAAAAACTATACAAAAAGTATTGACATTTGAGCAGGTTGTAAATATAATAAAAATGTAATTATTACAAAATTGAAGTTAATACAGTTATAAAAAAGGGATGGTATTATGAGCTTTAATAATAAAACTATCGAAGAATACCTGAAAGACCATGGCATCAAGCCGTCTTTTCAAAGAATTAGGATTTTTGACTATCTTGTTAAGCATAAAAATCACCCTACTGTTGATGGTATCTTCAAAGCATTGATTAATGAAATACCTACCCTTTCTAAAACCACAGTTTACAACACCCTTAAACTTTTTTTAGAGCAAGGTATCGTACAGCTACTGGTGATAGAAGAAAATGAAACTAGGTATGATGCCGATACCTCAACCCATGGTCATTTTAAATGTGAACAATGCGGTAAAGTCTATGATATCAGTGTGGATTTATCTGATGTGGACTTAACTGAGTTAGAAAAGCATCAGGTTAATGAACAGCACATATATTTTAAAGGCATTTGTCATGGGTGCCTTAATAACAAATAAATGAAAATTATAT encodes:
- a CDS encoding Fur family transcriptional regulator, with the translated sequence MSFNNKTIEEYLKDHGIKPSFQRIRIFDYLVKHKNHPTVDGIFKALINEIPTLSKTTVYNTLKLFLEQGIVQLLVIEENETRYDADTSTHGHFKCEQCGKVYDISVDLSDVDLTELEKHQVNEQHIYFKGICHGCLNNK